ctggatgtACATCAGGTTGTCGTTGTAGAGGGCGGCGTGGAGCTGCAGATTGAGACTGAAATTGCTGGCACTGCCTGTGGTGCCGCCGCaattcctgctgctgctgctggcactGTCGCTGTAGGTGGAGGAGCTGCTCTCGTAGCCGGACACGGGGGAGCCCTTGGGACAGCAGAAGCCGGTGGGTGAGAGGGCTGGTGCCGAGAACGGGCTGAGCACACTCTGGATGGGCGTGGATGTCTTGCTGTCGCTCCTGCTCTGAAACTGGTGCTGAGGACTCCCGCCGAGGGAGCTGCCGGGAAATGTCTGCAGCTGGCAGGAGACTGGGGACCCGCTACCGCTGCCATTCGACGCTGCCTGCAGGTGCATGACCAGCGGCGACTGAAAGCTGCTGCCGGAGAGCGAGCTCCGAGCGTGGGGGGAGGGCGACAGGCAGGCCGGATACGGATGGTTGCTCCAGATAATGGGATCCCGCTGCTCGCCGACCTTCTTGTTCTTCTTGAGGCGACGCTGCTGCTTCTTGCCATTCAGATCCTCGTGCTGATCCTCATCGGCATCGCCCTCGACCGCCTCATCATCGTCGTCCTCGACAATGCGCTCATCTTCCTCCTCGTGGGCATCCACCTCGTCAGCCTCCGAATCCCCAGCGCCGGCGGCGGCTTCATCGTCGTCGTCCAGGAGATACGGCTTGAAGAGTTTGACCTGCTTGGAGGGCAGCTTGCGCTCGtactccgcctccgcctcgaCCTCCACGTCGACGTCGACATCCTCgctctcctgctcctgctcgtgctccggctccggctccggttCGCTCTTGATCGTCTCCAGCTTGCTGATCTTGTCGGGCTGCACGGGCGTGCAGTTCACCTTGCGCTTCCTGAAGGTCAGATCCACCCCGGCAGCATTGCGCGGCCGATGGTGCTCCAGCTCCATTTCCTTCTCGAGCTTTTGCTGGCGGCGCGCGGAGCTGCCCAGCGACAGGTCCATGGGCGCCGGTGTGGGGGCTGCCTCCAGGCGATTCTGCACGAGCTGGTGGTCCGCTGGCGATGGCTGGGCCTGGGCAGCCAGGGCATGGTGGTGGTGCGGCAGGTAAGTGTGGTAGGCGGCATAGGGATGGGCATGGGGATGCACATGCGGATGGGCATGTggatgtgggtgtgggtgtggaaTGTGGCTGGCAGCCGGGGAGACCGCGATTGGCACTTGCGTTGGCACTTGGACATTGGCAGCGTTAGgactgt
The Drosophila miranda strain MSH22 chromosome XL, D.miranda_PacBio2.1, whole genome shotgun sequence genome window above contains:
- the LOC108164619 gene encoding RNA polymerase II degradation factor 1, with translation MDTSEQSSIINGSSGVGVQKRQSHSQSQSHSQQKDQSEPNNNSSSGSPKMGSRRIFTPHFKLQVLESYRNDNDCKGNQRATARKYNIHRRQIQKWLQCEPNLRSSVANNQHQQQQQQQQQHQHQQQSHQQQSVSPTPGQVKTHQFHTLDHPLVHQMHHHHHLHHHAAAAAAAAAAAHHAHHLLANGFAAAHHPHQHQHQHPHPHAHPLAAHPHLHVPVAVPVAVSVAAVHPHQQQQQQQQQQQQSQPQQLPAVANSSSSLSNGSATSNGSSSQGSTTSGGVLAAAVVAAVAMANSSSSSGSGSASTATPTPSAISANPLPYTQSSSSSNHSPNAANVQVPTQVPIAVSPAASHIPHPHPHPHAHPHVHPHAHPYAAYHTYLPHHHHALAAQAQPSPADHQLVQNRLEAAPTPAPMDLSLGSSARRQQKLEKEMELEHHRPRNAAGVDLTFRKRKVNCTPVQPDKISKLETIKSEPEPEPEHEQEQESEDVDVDVEVEAEAEYERKLPSKQVKLFKPYLLDDDDEAAAGAGDSEADEVDAHEEEDERIVEDDDDEAVEGDADEDQHEDLNGKKQQRRLKKNKKVGEQRDPIIWSNHPYPACLSPSPHARSSLSGSSFQSPLVMHLQAASNGSGSGSPVSCQLQTFPGSSLGGSPQHQFQSRSDSKTSTPIQSVLSPFSAPALSPTGFCCPKGSPVSGYESSSSTYSDSASSSSRNCGGTTGSASNFSLNLQLHAALYNDNLMYIQQQQQQQQQQQQQQANLQRWLDQDALAAAMAASSHHSAVQVLQAMPGTGPASNTAASSATNLTLVA